A region of Sulfuricella denitrificans skB26 DNA encodes the following proteins:
- a CDS encoding DsrE family protein: protein MKILRQFQHMVAASALALSFASSAAQAVDAPAPQATADKQKVVFQVSAGDPKIWNLALNNAKNVQQELGAQNADIEIVVYGPGIGMLKFDSAVANRIDEAVGSGVKIVACENTMKAQNLTKDDMLSSLSYVPAGVIELMKKQKEGYAYIRP from the coding sequence ATGAAAATTTTACGTCAATTCCAGCACATGGTCGCCGCTTCCGCGCTGGCACTGTCCTTTGCTTCTAGCGCCGCCCAGGCCGTCGATGCTCCCGCCCCGCAAGCTACCGCGGATAAGCAAAAAGTGGTATTCCAGGTCAGCGCAGGCGACCCGAAAATATGGAACCTTGCACTCAACAACGCCAAGAACGTACAGCAAGAACTTGGTGCGCAAAACGCCGACATCGAAATCGTGGTCTATGGCCCCGGAATCGGCATGCTCAAATTCGATTCCGCGGTCGCAAACCGTATCGATGAAGCCGTCGGAAGCGGCGTCAAGATCGTCGCCTGCGAGAACACCATGAAGGCACAGAACCTCACCAAGGACGACATGCTCTCATCCCTTAGCTATGTACCGGCTGGCGTGATCGAACTGATGAAAAAACAGAAAGAAGGCTACGCCTACATTCGCCCCTAA
- the glgB gene encoding 1,4-alpha-glucan branching protein GlgB — MKVNPQVKSLLQARLHDPFAFLGTHQANGRWTVRVFAPYSEKLWLQIGDAWEDMQKTDSHGLFEWNGKEAPHTPCHLRHLQNGVLKNSHDTYSFPSTISEHDLFLFGEGRLYQGYHMLGAQPMENLGIAGVRFAVWAPNAERVSVVGDFNCWDGRVHTMRSLGSSGVWEIFIPGLSPGSLYKFEIRNRHSGQVLVKADPYAREFELRPNTAARITASAGHAWQDGAWLEKRKNLDWLHAPFNIYEIHAGSWRRHPDGRFYTWRELAESLVPYVKEMGYTHIELLPISEHPLDESWGYQTTGYFAPTSRHGTPDELRAFIDACHQADIGVILDWVPAHFPQDAWALANYDGTALYEHEDPRLGLHIDWGTHIFNFGRHEVKGFLLSSAHYWLDEFHFDGLRVDAVASMLYLDYSRKAGEWLPNKYGGRENLEAIDFLRQLNIMVHDEFPGALTFAEESTSWPMVSRPVYLGGLGFSMKWNMGWMNDTLTYMQNDPVHRRYHHNELTFGQLYAYTENFVLPFSHDEVVHGKRSLLAKMPGDGWQKFANLRLLFTYQMTYPGKKLNFMGNELAQGREWRIGGELDWELLEREQHQGMKSLSRDLNRLYRDRPALHELDFTSNGFAWIDCHDADQSVLSYLRRDRNGSFVAVMLNFTPVPRLGYRIGVPRPGLYREILNSDSLFYGGSNQGNGEGAVAENTPWMGHPYSIVITVPPLAGIILALAE, encoded by the coding sequence TTGCACCCTACTCCGAAAAACTCTGGCTACAGATCGGAGATGCTTGGGAGGATATGCAAAAAACCGACTCGCATGGCCTGTTCGAGTGGAACGGCAAGGAAGCGCCTCACACGCCGTGCCACCTGCGCCACCTGCAAAACGGGGTACTGAAAAACAGCCACGACACCTATTCCTTCCCCAGCACCATCAGCGAGCACGACCTCTTTCTTTTCGGCGAAGGCCGGCTCTACCAGGGCTACCACATGCTGGGTGCACAGCCGATGGAAAATCTCGGCATCGCGGGCGTGCGCTTCGCGGTGTGGGCACCCAATGCGGAAAGAGTCAGCGTGGTCGGCGACTTCAACTGCTGGGACGGTCGCGTTCACACCATGCGCAGCCTGGGAAGCTCGGGCGTGTGGGAAATTTTCATCCCCGGACTTTCTCCCGGCAGCCTGTACAAATTCGAAATCCGTAATCGCCACAGCGGCCAGGTGCTGGTCAAGGCCGATCCCTACGCCAGAGAATTCGAACTGCGCCCAAACACCGCCGCCCGCATTACGGCATCTGCAGGCCATGCCTGGCAGGACGGCGCATGGCTGGAAAAACGCAAGAACCTCGACTGGCTGCACGCGCCGTTCAACATCTACGAAATCCATGCCGGCTCATGGCGGCGTCATCCTGACGGGCGCTTCTATACCTGGCGCGAACTGGCCGAAAGTCTGGTCCCTTACGTCAAGGAAATGGGTTACACCCACATCGAACTGCTACCGATTTCCGAGCATCCCCTGGACGAGTCCTGGGGCTATCAAACCACCGGCTATTTCGCCCCGACTTCCCGCCACGGCACGCCGGACGAACTGCGCGCATTCATCGACGCCTGCCACCAGGCGGACATCGGCGTCATCCTCGACTGGGTGCCGGCGCACTTCCCGCAGGATGCCTGGGCGCTTGCCAACTATGACGGCACCGCCCTGTACGAGCACGAAGATCCGCGCCTGGGCCTGCATATCGACTGGGGCACCCACATCTTCAATTTCGGCCGCCACGAGGTAAAAGGTTTTTTGCTGTCCAGCGCCCATTACTGGCTGGATGAGTTCCACTTCGATGGCCTGCGCGTGGATGCCGTCGCTTCCATGCTCTACCTCGACTATTCGCGCAAGGCCGGCGAATGGCTGCCGAACAAGTACGGCGGACGGGAAAACCTCGAAGCTATCGACTTCCTGCGCCAGCTCAACATCATGGTGCACGACGAATTCCCCGGCGCACTCACCTTCGCCGAGGAATCCACCTCCTGGCCTATGGTATCGCGCCCGGTTTACCTCGGTGGCCTGGGTTTCTCGATGAAGTGGAACATGGGCTGGATGAACGACACCCTGACCTACATGCAGAACGACCCGGTGCACCGCCGTTACCACCACAACGAACTCACCTTCGGCCAACTCTACGCCTATACGGAAAATTTCGTACTGCCGTTCTCCCATGACGAAGTGGTACATGGAAAACGCTCGTTACTCGCCAAAATGCCGGGCGATGGCTGGCAGAAATTTGCCAACCTGCGCCTGCTGTTCACTTACCAGATGACTTACCCCGGAAAAAAACTCAACTTCATGGGCAACGAACTGGCCCAGGGCCGGGAATGGCGCATCGGCGGAGAACTTGACTGGGAACTACTGGAGCGCGAGCAGCACCAGGGAATGAAAAGCCTGTCGCGCGACCTCAATCGTCTCTACCGTGACCGGCCCGCCCTGCACGAACTTGATTTCACATCGAACGGCTTTGCCTGGATCGATTGCCACGACGCCGACCAGTCGGTGCTTTCTTACCTGCGGCGCGACCGCAATGGCTCGTTCGTGGCAGTGATGCTGAACTTCACACCAGTGCCGCGTCTCGGCTATCGCATCGGAGTGCCCCGGCCCGGCTTGTACCGCGAAATCCTCAACAGCGACTCCCTGTTTTACGGCGGTTCCAACCAGGGCAATGGCGAAGGCGCCGTTGCCGAGAATACACCCTGGATGGGCCATCCTTATTCCATCGTGATAACCGTACCGCCGCTGGCGGGAATAATATTGGCTTTGGCCGAATAA
- the pgl gene encoding 6-phosphogluconolactonase, translating to MTPTQLCRWYLFSSVQSLQTEAVSMISLAAEQAIAGSGVFRLVLAGGNTPRALYERLRTLKTNWEAWHIYFGDERCLPAADSERNSSMARDAWLDHVPVPQKQVYAIPAEMGAKAAAAAYAVTLKQVGEFDLVLLGLGEDGHTASLFPGNDLGQGVGSPVALPVFDAPKAPAERVSLSAWRLSQAKQVLFLVTGESKREAVMNWRAGAHIPAHAITPRLGVDVLAESILLEG from the coding sequence ATGACCCCCACACAGCTTTGCCGCTGGTATCTTTTTTCTTCTGTGCAGTCGTTGCAGACGGAAGCTGTCAGCATGATTTCTCTTGCCGCCGAGCAGGCGATCGCAGGTTCCGGCGTCTTCCGTCTGGTGCTGGCCGGCGGTAATACCCCCCGCGCCCTGTATGAGCGGCTGCGAACTTTAAAGACCAACTGGGAAGCCTGGCATATCTATTTCGGCGACGAGCGTTGCCTGCCCGCTGCCGACTCCGAGCGCAACAGCAGCATGGCGCGGGACGCCTGGCTGGACCATGTTCCGGTGCCGCAAAAACAAGTTTATGCAATTCCGGCCGAAATGGGTGCAAAAGCTGCTGCTGCAGCCTATGCTGTCACCTTGAAGCAGGTTGGGGAGTTCGATCTGGTGCTGCTCGGGCTGGGCGAGGATGGCCATACCGCCAGCCTGTTCCCTGGCAACGATTTGGGCCAGGGAGTGGGTTCTCCTGTGGCTCTGCCGGTATTTGATGCGCCCAAGGCTCCGGCTGAGCGGGTAAGCTTGAGTGCCTGGCGCTTGAGTCAGGCAAAGCAGGTGTTGTTCCTGGTTACCGGGGAAAGCAAGCGTGAAGCCGTGATGAACTGGCGCGCCGGCGCCCATATCCCCGCTCACGCCATCACGCCACGGCTAGGGGTGGATGTGCTGGCTGAAAGCATCTTGCTTGAAGGGTAG
- the glgA gene encoding glycogen synthase GlgA: MPAPSAKKSKKSLKVLFVTSEIHPLIKTGGLADVSGALPAALRELSTEVRVLVPGYPKVLAGAKNKRLLHTFHDLPEADEVHLLSASLPGNGVPLLIIDCPVLYQRDGGPYQNPAGVDWPDNAQRFALLSRIGAILGSDATPLSFRPNIVHCNDWQSALVPAFLRFMHGKKAATVMTIHNLAFQGIFPPHVVTEVGLPPACFSIEGVEYYGNFSFLKAGLYYADHISTVSPTYAQEIQQEALGFGMQGLLTRRSNKLTGIVNGIDTSDWNPAADPHLVQGYDAGNMAGKTANKLALQEKMGLKRDPDIPLLGMISRITQQKGGDLLLEIAPQLLRENVQIVLLGTGETVLENGFRNLDHAHPDRVGVTIGFDEGLSHLVEAGADLFLMPSRFEPCGLNQMYSQRYGTPPIVHATGGLADTVEDGVTGFVFEPMTAEAFLASIRRALTTYHDKQAWHAIQHNAMTRDFSWKKSAEDYLALYKAVLSPESTNYRAAITTHSGLSTRHSALCFKAKPSAPSPTDESGAPARGKRGFCNPDDHTGPGPDRG; encoded by the coding sequence ATGCCGGCCCCAAGCGCAAAAAAATCAAAAAAGTCCCTTAAAGTTCTTTTCGTCACATCTGAAATCCACCCCCTGATCAAGACCGGTGGGCTGGCTGATGTCAGCGGCGCATTGCCCGCGGCATTGCGCGAGCTCAGCACGGAAGTGCGAGTGCTGGTGCCGGGTTACCCGAAAGTGCTGGCCGGCGCCAAGAACAAGCGCCTGCTTCACACCTTCCACGATCTGCCCGAAGCTGACGAAGTACACTTACTATCGGCCTCACTGCCTGGCAACGGAGTGCCGCTGCTGATCATCGATTGCCCGGTACTCTACCAGCGCGACGGCGGCCCTTACCAGAACCCTGCCGGCGTAGACTGGCCGGACAATGCTCAGCGTTTTGCCCTGCTTTCACGGATCGGCGCCATTCTTGGCAGCGATGCCACGCCCCTCTCATTCCGTCCCAACATCGTTCACTGCAACGACTGGCAAAGTGCACTGGTACCCGCGTTTCTGCGCTTCATGCATGGAAAGAAAGCGGCGACAGTCATGACCATACACAACCTCGCCTTCCAGGGCATCTTCCCGCCACACGTCGTGACCGAGGTCGGTCTACCGCCGGCATGCTTCAGCATCGAGGGAGTGGAATACTATGGCAATTTCTCCTTTCTCAAGGCCGGCCTCTACTATGCCGACCACATTTCCACGGTCAGCCCCACCTACGCGCAGGAAATCCAGCAGGAAGCACTCGGCTTCGGCATGCAGGGTCTGCTCACTCGCCGCAGCAACAAACTGACCGGAATCGTCAACGGCATCGACACCAGCGACTGGAATCCAGCCGCTGACCCGCATCTGGTGCAGGGATACGACGCTGGGAACATGGCTGGCAAGACCGCCAACAAGCTCGCCCTGCAGGAAAAAATGGGGTTGAAGCGCGACCCGGACATCCCGCTGCTCGGCATGATCAGCCGTATCACCCAGCAGAAAGGCGGGGATCTGCTGCTGGAAATTGCGCCGCAACTGCTGCGAGAAAACGTGCAGATTGTCCTGCTTGGAACCGGCGAAACCGTGCTGGAAAACGGCTTCCGTAACCTCGACCACGCACATCCGGACAGGGTGGGGGTGACGATCGGCTTTGACGAGGGATTGTCGCATCTGGTCGAAGCCGGCGCAGATCTGTTCCTGATGCCCTCTCGCTTCGAACCCTGCGGCCTCAACCAGATGTACAGCCAGCGCTATGGCACGCCACCAATCGTGCATGCCACCGGCGGTCTGGCCGACACGGTGGAGGATGGCGTCACCGGCTTCGTGTTCGAACCGATGACCGCCGAGGCATTTCTGGCCAGCATCAGACGTGCACTCACCACCTACCACGACAAGCAAGCATGGCACGCCATCCAGCACAACGCCATGACGCGGGATTTCAGCTGGAAAAAAAGCGCCGAGGATTACCTGGCGCTTTATAAAGCAGTCCTGAGTCCTGAGTCTACAAATTATCGCGCAGCGATAACCACGCACTCAGGACTTTCTACTCGGCACTCAGCACTGTGCTTCAAAGCCAAACCATCAGCCCCATCTCCAACGGATGAGTCAGGAGCTCCTGCCAGGGGTAAACGCGGATTTTGTAATCCAGATGACCACACCGGTCCGGGGCCAGATCGAGGGTAA
- the pgi gene encoding glucose-6-phosphate isomerase, whose translation MSALTRSTHWQALKAHQKTLVPTSLRELFAADPKRFDKFSLEACGILLDYSKNRIDSETMTLLAALARKVDVEGWREKMFAGDKINFTENRAVLHTALRNRSSRPVMFDGHDVMPEIRRVLNKMREFTESVRSGHWKGHTGKPITDIVNIGIGGSDLGPAMACLALAPYGKPDLHAHFVSNIDGTQLAETLKRLDPATTLFIVASKTFTTQETMTNAASAREWLLRSAHDETAVARHFVAVSTNTAAVAQFGIDTTHMFEFWDWVGGRYSLWSAIGLPIAVFIGMDHFEALLTGAFEMDEHFRKAPLENNMPVIMALIGMWHANFWNAHSHAVLPYDQSLARFPAYLQQLDMESNGKRVDRSGKTVDYNTGPVIWGEPGTNGQHAFYQLIHQGTRLVSADFLAPVESHNPIGEHHAILLSNFFAQTEALMKGKTAEEARVELEAAGMKGAALKQLLPHKVFPGNSPTNSILFQKLDPRTLGALIALYEHKVFVQGMIWNLNSFDQWGVELGKQLAQKILPELAGKTVVNTHDTSTNGLINYFKQRKL comes from the coding sequence ATGTCCGCCCTCACCCGCTCGACACACTGGCAAGCGCTGAAAGCGCATCAGAAAACACTGGTTCCAACCTCGCTACGCGAGCTGTTCGCAGCCGACCCCAAACGCTTCGACAAATTTTCCCTGGAGGCCTGCGGCATCCTGCTGGATTATTCGAAAAACCGTATCGACTCGGAGACCATGACGCTGCTGGCGGCGCTGGCGCGTAAAGTGGATGTCGAAGGCTGGCGCGAAAAGATGTTCGCCGGCGACAAGATCAACTTCACTGAAAATCGCGCGGTACTGCACACGGCGTTGCGCAACCGCTCCAGCCGTCCGGTCATGTTCGACGGGCACGACGTCATGCCTGAAATAAGGCGCGTGCTCAACAAGATGCGTGAATTTACGGAAAGCGTGCGCTCTGGCCACTGGAAAGGCCACACCGGCAAGCCGATCACCGATATCGTCAACATCGGCATCGGCGGCTCCGATCTCGGCCCGGCAATGGCCTGCCTGGCGCTTGCGCCTTATGGCAAGCCGGACTTGCATGCCCACTTCGTCTCGAATATCGACGGCACCCAGCTGGCGGAAACGCTGAAGCGGCTCGACCCGGCAACCACGCTGTTCATTGTCGCTTCGAAGACCTTCACCACCCAGGAAACCATGACCAACGCGGCTTCAGCACGCGAATGGCTGCTCCGTTCGGCGCATGACGAAACCGCAGTGGCCCGACATTTCGTCGCTGTCTCTACAAACACCGCAGCCGTCGCCCAGTTCGGCATCGACACCACGCACATGTTCGAATTCTGGGACTGGGTGGGCGGCCGCTACTCGCTGTGGTCGGCAATCGGACTGCCGATTGCCGTTTTCATCGGCATGGACCATTTCGAGGCCTTGCTGACCGGCGCATTCGAAATGGACGAGCATTTCCGCAAAGCTCCGCTGGAAAACAACATGCCGGTGATCATGGCCCTGATCGGGATGTGGCACGCCAATTTCTGGAATGCCCACAGCCACGCCGTGCTGCCCTACGACCAGTCCCTCGCGCGCTTTCCCGCCTACCTGCAACAGCTCGACATGGAAAGCAACGGCAAGCGCGTCGACCGCAGCGGCAAAACCGTCGATTACAATACCGGCCCGGTAATCTGGGGCGAACCTGGCACCAACGGCCAGCACGCCTTCTACCAGCTGATTCACCAGGGCACCCGGCTGGTGTCGGCGGATTTTCTCGCCCCGGTGGAAAGCCACAACCCCATCGGCGAACATCACGCCATCCTGCTCTCCAACTTCTTCGCCCAGACCGAAGCGCTGATGAAAGGAAAAACGGCAGAAGAAGCCCGTGTCGAACTGGAAGCGGCAGGCATGAAGGGCGCGGCGCTTAAACAGTTATTACCGCACAAGGTGTTTCCCGGCAATAGCCCGACCAACTCGATTCTGTTCCAGAAACTCGACCCCAGGACCCTGGGCGCGTTGATCGCACTCTACGAGCACAAGGTGTTCGTGCAGGGCATGATCTGGAACCTGAATTCCTTCGACCAGTGGGGGGTGGAACTGGGCAAGCAACTGGCGCAAAAAATCCTTCCCGAGCTCGCAGGAAAAACGGTTGTCAACACCCATGACACTTCCACCAATGGACTGATCAATTATTTTAAACAGCGAAAACTGTAA
- a CDS encoding HDOD domain-containing protein produces the protein MAQALSPHSGEKHWHLPAQPKILAKIEGLARKPNLNISSLSTLVAQDVGLSALLLKSVNSVYFGLEERISSIKHAIALLGMQQTLNIARTESLRRTGGGETHALADSRITERSREVSTMCAIIATECFDEDQISSELAYMIGQFHDCGIAILMRDYPNYCTSLDDLENKFWPDLLAEDQNNQTDHGMVGCLLAENWGLPDPVCQAIRHHHHIQQSGEESRALVAILQMAMHLFNVRTGNDDREWENNIDHVLQALEIAPEEVEEFEEDVRRIFHERNAHAS, from the coding sequence ATGGCACAGGCGCTCTCTCCCCATTCGGGTGAAAAACACTGGCACCTGCCCGCACAGCCCAAAATACTGGCAAAAATCGAGGGTCTGGCACGCAAGCCCAACCTGAACATCAGCAGCCTCTCCACTCTTGTGGCACAAGATGTCGGCCTGTCTGCGCTTCTTCTCAAGTCAGTCAATTCCGTCTATTTTGGCCTGGAAGAACGCATCAGTTCGATCAAGCATGCCATTGCCCTGCTTGGCATGCAGCAAACGCTGAATATCGCCCGTACCGAATCACTGCGCCGTACCGGGGGCGGAGAAACCCATGCGCTTGCCGACAGTCGGATTACCGAACGCTCGCGTGAGGTCAGCACGATGTGCGCCATCATTGCTACCGAATGCTTTGATGAAGATCAGATATCTTCCGAACTCGCTTACATGATCGGTCAATTCCATGACTGTGGCATCGCGATACTGATGCGCGATTACCCGAACTATTGCACCTCGCTCGATGACCTGGAAAACAAATTCTGGCCCGATCTGCTCGCGGAAGATCAGAACAACCAAACCGACCACGGCATGGTGGGCTGTTTGCTGGCGGAAAACTGGGGGCTGCCCGATCCGGTGTGCCAAGCCATTCGCCATCACCATCACATCCAGCAATCAGGTGAGGAATCGCGCGCCCTTGTTGCCATCCTGCAAATGGCGATGCACTTGTTCAACGTAAGAACAGGAAACGATGACAGAGAATGGGAAAACAATATCGATCATGTTCTTCAGGCACTGGAAATAGCGCCTGAAGAGGTCGAAGAATTCGAAGAGGACGTACGCCGGATTTTCCACGAGCGGAACGCTCACGCCAGCTAA
- a CDS encoding porin: MKKTLLVTAMVAAFAHAPASFATNWFQLQNNEQPGAAPYTFWGFIQPTYTHNEGGTVSGIPATVVSPVNGANVAVPAGLRAYNGQTALFNLVGPDLSHSDQLQMFRARPGVRGVIPGTDEKINYFVLAELGNNALTRERQAVLTDATVTLNYIPGARIRVGLGRLPLGEEAMQGVQIMDYINFTTVTDQLLNERFVESYANASRTHAAVVGAPMAMSKLNGAFGGYRDVGVEVYDWFNRGRWEYTYAVMASQANGISFGDDLNSGNHDVTARVQASYVFQGAGPKREDVTAYAWHQDGKRAFGGTDYTRIREGIGAKYLRNGVRVSGEYIRAKGMIYVAPTPQFNDIGAPAYEPVDYVALDSSNKADGYYLETGWKFAPKWEVDLRYDELSKMTNSAYDERKATTWTLGGQYFYSPKVRFVLNYEIRDIKVVHPEAQLTNGQKIQGTAAGIIGGSVGNRLSAQMTWIF; the protein is encoded by the coding sequence ATGAAAAAAACCCTACTGGTGACCGCAATGGTCGCCGCTTTCGCGCATGCACCCGCCTCATTCGCCACCAACTGGTTCCAGCTGCAGAACAACGAGCAGCCGGGCGCTGCGCCCTATACTTTCTGGGGCTTCATCCAGCCCACCTATACGCATAACGAAGGCGGGACAGTCAGCGGTATTCCCGCGACGGTCGTATCCCCGGTAAACGGCGCCAATGTTGCAGTTCCGGCGGGGCTTCGGGCTTACAATGGACAAACTGCCCTGTTCAATCTGGTGGGACCTGATCTATCCCACAGCGACCAGTTGCAAATGTTTCGCGCACGCCCCGGGGTGCGCGGCGTGATTCCTGGAACGGACGAGAAAATCAATTATTTCGTCCTCGCCGAACTCGGCAATAACGCCCTGACCCGTGAAAGGCAAGCCGTACTTACTGACGCCACGGTAACCTTGAATTACATCCCCGGCGCGCGCATTCGTGTCGGCCTGGGCCGCCTCCCGCTCGGCGAGGAAGCCATGCAAGGCGTCCAGATCATGGATTACATCAACTTCACCACCGTCACCGACCAGTTACTCAATGAACGTTTCGTGGAATCCTACGCAAATGCATCGCGCACCCATGCTGCAGTGGTGGGCGCGCCGATGGCGATGTCAAAACTCAATGGTGCATTTGGCGGCTATCGCGACGTCGGTGTCGAAGTGTACGACTGGTTCAACCGGGGCAGATGGGAATATACCTATGCGGTGATGGCCAGCCAGGCCAATGGCATTAGTTTCGGCGACGACCTCAACAGCGGCAACCACGATGTGACGGCGCGCGTACAGGCCTCCTACGTGTTCCAGGGGGCCGGCCCGAAACGCGAAGACGTCACGGCTTACGCCTGGCATCAGGACGGCAAGCGCGCCTTTGGCGGCACCGACTACACCCGCATCCGCGAAGGCATCGGCGCCAAATACCTGCGCAACGGCGTACGGGTCAGCGGCGAATACATACGCGCCAAAGGCATGATCTATGTCGCCCCCACACCGCAATTCAACGACATCGGCGCCCCTGCCTATGAACCGGTTGATTATGTGGCGCTTGACTCCAGCAACAAGGCCGACGGCTATTATCTGGAGACGGGCTGGAAGTTTGCGCCAAAATGGGAAGTGGACCTGCGCTATGACGAACTCAGCAAAATGACGAATTCGGCCTACGACGAACGCAAAGCCACCACCTGGACCCTGGGCGGCCAGTATTTCTACAGTCCCAAGGTACGCTTTGTGCTGAATTATGAAATCCGCGACATCAAGGTCGTTCACCCTGAGGCGCAATTGACCAACGGGCAAAAAATCCAGGGTACCGCTGCTGGAATTATTGGCGGTTCAGTCGGCAACCGGCTCAGCGCACAGATGACCTGGATTTTCTGA
- a CDS encoding RNA polymerase sigma factor, translating to MKILSLFSRSHTFHDQLEQSRVRLYRVAYSWSHDAALADDLVQETLSKALKNYGQLRDPKMLNSWLFSILTNCWRDHFRQHREMEDIDEIEDYRCVHETTPEDEHAQTQIVGRVRGAVARLAMGQRQVLTLVDLEEFSYAEVATILEIPVGTVMSRLCRARRALKEMLQELAPVQSAQISRIRRIK from the coding sequence ATGAAAATCCTTTCCCTGTTCAGTCGCTCTCATACCTTCCACGACCAATTGGAGCAAAGCCGAGTGCGTCTATACCGGGTTGCATACTCCTGGAGTCATGACGCGGCGCTGGCAGACGACCTGGTACAGGAAACCCTGTCCAAGGCGCTGAAAAATTACGGTCAGTTGCGCGATCCGAAAATGCTGAATAGTTGGCTGTTCAGTATTTTGACCAACTGCTGGCGCGATCATTTCCGGCAACACCGGGAGATGGAGGATATTGATGAAATTGAGGATTACCGCTGTGTGCACGAAACCACACCTGAAGATGAGCATGCGCAGACCCAGATTGTGGGGCGAGTGCGCGGGGCGGTAGCACGGCTCGCGATGGGCCAGCGCCAGGTTCTGACGCTGGTGGATCTGGAAGAATTTTCCTATGCCGAGGTTGCCACCATCCTGGAAATTCCGGTTGGCACCGTGATGAGCCGTTTGTGTCGAGCGCGGCGGGCGTTGAAGGAGATGTTGCAGGAGCTTGCCCCAGTGCAGTCTGCGCAGATCAGCCGAATCAGGAGAATAAAATGA